One Sphaerisporangium krabiense DNA segment encodes these proteins:
- a CDS encoding serine/threonine-protein kinase — MSVPAAEQLGPYRLLSRLGAGGFGEVHLALDPEGHTVAVKVLHPHVASDEVALARLGREVETMRLVRGPHIAEVLDASMSGPRPYLVTRYVQGRALGAVVAAGGPVRGDDLQRLAAGLAEALAAVHAAGVVHRDLKPANVIIADGEPHVIDFGIAYALDSASVTASGAVLGTPGYLAPELLEGRETGPAADVFSFGATMAYAASGRQPYGTGPAPAVAYRVVHGEPDLADVPSWLAPLLEECLRPDPAARPTARDLCARLGAPLPQVVVPPPRRSVPGGEPPTEEWRPAARRGAAGAVDSAHARQREKVRKRWVVGSGVVSGLVAAAAHGYVSELSVLVLAAYGVGVLVDAGFGVVARSRPRVVFDLVAGAGTVGLYALLTALFSPFTLVLALGTVMVVLVTIAFAS; from the coding sequence ATGAGCGTGCCGGCGGCCGAGCAACTCGGCCCGTACCGTCTGCTGTCCCGGCTCGGGGCGGGCGGGTTCGGCGAGGTCCACCTGGCCCTCGACCCCGAGGGGCACACGGTGGCGGTGAAGGTCCTGCATCCGCACGTCGCCTCCGACGAGGTCGCGCTCGCCAGGCTCGGCCGCGAGGTCGAGACCATGCGGCTCGTGCGCGGCCCGCACATCGCCGAGGTGCTGGACGCCTCGATGTCCGGCCCCCGGCCCTACCTGGTCACCCGGTACGTCCAGGGCCGCGCGCTCGGCGCGGTCGTGGCGGCGGGCGGGCCGGTCAGAGGGGACGATCTGCAGCGGCTCGCCGCGGGGCTCGCCGAGGCCCTGGCGGCCGTCCACGCGGCGGGGGTGGTGCACCGCGACCTCAAGCCCGCGAACGTGATCATCGCGGACGGCGAGCCGCACGTCATCGACTTCGGCATCGCGTACGCGCTCGACTCGGCCTCGGTGACGGCGTCGGGCGCGGTGCTCGGCACCCCCGGCTATCTGGCCCCCGAGCTGCTGGAGGGCCGCGAGACGGGTCCGGCGGCCGACGTGTTCTCCTTCGGCGCCACGATGGCCTACGCCGCCTCGGGCCGCCAGCCGTACGGCACCGGGCCCGCGCCCGCGGTGGCCTACCGCGTCGTGCACGGCGAGCCGGACCTGGCCGACGTGCCGTCCTGGCTGGCCCCGCTGCTGGAGGAGTGCCTGCGCCCCGACCCCGCCGCGCGGCCCACCGCCCGCGACCTGTGCGCCCGGCTCGGCGCCCCGCTCCCGCAGGTCGTGGTGCCGCCGCCGCGCAGGAGCGTGCCCGGCGGCGAGCCTCCGACCGAGGAGTGGCGTCCCGCCGCCCGGCGCGGGGCCGCGGGCGCGGTGGACTCCGCGCACGCGCGGCAGCGCGAGAAGGTCAGGAAGCGCTGGGTGGTGGGCTCGGGCGTGGTGTCCGGCCTGGTGGCCGCGGCGGCGCACGGCTACGTCTCGGAGCTGTCGGTGCTGGTCCTCGCGGCGTACGGGGTCGGGGTGCTGGTGGACGCGGGGTTCGGCGTCGTGGCCAGGTCCAGGCCGCGCGTGGTGTTCGACCTGGTGGCCGGGGCGGGTACCGTCGGGCTGTACGCGCTGCTCACGGCCCTGTTCAGCCCGTTCACGCTGGTGCTCGCGCTCGGCACCGTGATGGTCGTGCTCGTGACGATCGCGTTCGCGAGCTGA
- a CDS encoding electron transfer flavoprotein subunit beta/FixA family protein, with product MNIVVCVKQVPDTATERKLNAKDNTLDRDAADGVINELCEYAVEEALKIKEAHGGEVTVLTMGPDKATDTIRKALAMGADKAVHLVDDALHGSDALSTSYALAQTLKKIGFDLVILGSESTDARTGVLAAMLAERLGAPQLTLARKVEIDGSSITIERLTDYGFDRVQASLPAIVSVVEKINEPRYPSFKGIMAAKKKPVQTLGIADAEIDAAQVGLSGAWSEVADFAVAPPRAAGTIVKDEGDGGAKAAEYLASKKFI from the coding sequence ATGAACATCGTCGTCTGCGTGAAGCAGGTCCCCGACACGGCGACCGAGCGCAAGCTGAACGCCAAGGACAACACGCTCGACCGTGACGCCGCGGACGGCGTCATCAACGAGCTGTGCGAATACGCCGTCGAAGAGGCACTCAAGATCAAGGAAGCCCACGGCGGCGAGGTGACCGTGCTCACCATGGGGCCGGACAAGGCCACCGACACGATCCGCAAGGCGCTGGCCATGGGCGCGGACAAGGCCGTCCACCTCGTCGACGACGCCCTGCACGGCTCCGACGCCCTCTCCACCTCCTACGCGCTGGCCCAGACGCTGAAGAAGATCGGCTTCGACCTGGTCATCCTCGGCTCGGAGTCCACCGACGCGCGCACCGGCGTGCTCGCCGCCATGCTGGCCGAGCGCCTCGGCGCCCCGCAGCTCACGCTGGCCCGCAAGGTCGAGATCGACGGCTCCTCGATCACCATCGAGCGCCTCACCGACTACGGCTTCGACCGCGTGCAGGCCTCGCTGCCCGCCATCGTCTCCGTGGTCGAGAAGATCAACGAGCCGCGCTACCCGTCCTTCAAGGGCATCATGGCCGCCAAGAAGAAGCCGGTGCAGACGCTCGGCATCGCCGACGCCGAGATCGACGCCGCCCAGGTCGGCCTCTCCGGCGCCTGGAGCGAGGTGGCCGACTTCGCCGTCGCGCCCCCGCGCGCGGCCGGCACCATCGTCAAGGACGAGGGGGACGGCGGCGCCAAGGCCGCCGAGTACCTCGCGTCGAAGAAGTTCATCTGA
- a CDS encoding electron transfer flavoprotein subunit alpha/FixB family protein, with protein MAEILVLVEHVDGEVKKVTLELLTLARTLGSPSAVWAGPGYSEAAKARLAEYGADKIYVAGSQDIADHVVAPKAELLARLVSSASPAAVLVAATAEGKEVAGRLAIKTDSGVLTDAVGLSDALVAEQSIFGGGVNVRSKVVKGTPIVAVRPNSTAPEASAGAGAEEQVEVELSDAAKAARVVERVAQDKGARPELTEAAIVVSGGRGVGSAENFAIIEKLADALGAAVGASRAATDAGWYPHQFQVGQTGKTVSPQLYIAAGISGAIQHRAGMQTAKTIVAINKDPEAPIFELADYGIVGDLHQIVPQLTEEVQKRK; from the coding sequence ATGGCTGAGATCCTGGTTCTCGTCGAGCACGTCGACGGAGAGGTCAAGAAGGTCACCCTCGAACTGCTGACGCTGGCCCGCACGCTCGGCAGCCCGTCGGCGGTGTGGGCCGGTCCCGGCTACTCCGAGGCCGCCAAGGCGCGGCTGGCCGAGTACGGCGCCGACAAGATCTACGTGGCGGGCTCGCAGGACATCGCCGACCACGTCGTCGCGCCGAAGGCCGAGCTGCTCGCCCGGCTCGTCTCCTCCGCGTCCCCGGCGGCGGTCCTGGTGGCCGCGACCGCCGAGGGCAAGGAGGTCGCGGGACGCCTGGCGATCAAGACCGACTCCGGCGTCCTCACCGACGCGGTGGGCCTGAGCGACGCTCTCGTGGCCGAGCAGTCCATCTTCGGCGGCGGCGTCAACGTCAGGTCCAAGGTCGTCAAGGGCACGCCGATCGTCGCCGTGCGGCCGAACTCCACCGCGCCCGAGGCGTCGGCGGGGGCCGGGGCCGAGGAGCAGGTCGAGGTCGAGCTGTCGGACGCCGCCAAGGCCGCCCGGGTGGTGGAGCGCGTCGCCCAGGACAAGGGCGCGCGTCCCGAGCTGACCGAGGCCGCGATCGTCGTCTCCGGCGGGCGCGGCGTCGGCTCCGCGGAGAACTTCGCGATCATCGAGAAGCTGGCCGACGCGCTCGGCGCGGCCGTCGGCGCCTCGCGCGCCGCGACCGACGCCGGCTGGTACCCGCACCAGTTCCAGGTCGGGCAGACGGGCAAGACCGTGTCGCCGCAGCTCTACATCGCCGCGGGCATCTCCGGCGCCATCCAGCACCGGGCCGGCATGCAGACCGCCAAGACCATCGTGGCGATCAACAAGGACCCCGAGGCCCCGATCTTCGAGCTGGCCGACTACGGCATCGTGGGCGACCTGCACCAGATCGTCCCCCAGCTCACCGAAGAGGTCCAGAAGCGCAAGTAA
- a CDS encoding SDR family NAD(P)-dependent oxidoreductase, protein MDLGLLGKTVLVTGGSRNIGRAIAAGFGAEGATVAVGYHSDEAGAARTAELVEKRGGRASTVRIDLGDQASVEAAAAEVVGAYGGVDVLVNNAVAWPGFPAPGEVFETAPVAMMRASLEANLLGHYVLSRTVVGPMRRNGWGRIVHISTGLVEDGRPGSSSYVTPKSGLHGLARTMSRELAGAGILTNVVMSGFVVDEHDMPEEVIAKAAAAAATKRTTTAAEVAAVVVFLCSAANGAVTGELVRADGHLLAPL, encoded by the coding sequence ATGGACCTGGGACTGTTGGGAAAGACGGTGCTGGTCACCGGGGGGTCGCGGAACATCGGGCGGGCGATCGCGGCGGGGTTCGGCGCGGAGGGGGCGACGGTCGCCGTCGGCTACCACTCCGACGAGGCGGGGGCCGCGCGCACCGCCGAGCTGGTGGAGAAGCGCGGCGGGCGGGCGAGCACCGTGCGGATCGACCTCGGCGACCAGGCGTCCGTCGAGGCCGCGGCGGCCGAGGTCGTCGGGGCCTACGGCGGGGTGGACGTCCTGGTGAACAACGCGGTGGCCTGGCCCGGGTTCCCCGCGCCCGGCGAGGTGTTCGAGACCGCGCCGGTCGCGATGATGCGGGCCTCGCTGGAGGCCAACCTCCTCGGCCACTACGTGCTGTCCCGGACCGTCGTCGGGCCGATGCGCCGCAACGGCTGGGGCAGGATCGTCCACATCTCCACCGGCCTGGTGGAGGACGGCCGGCCGGGCAGCTCGTCGTACGTCACGCCGAAGTCCGGCCTGCACGGGCTGGCGCGGACGATGTCGCGCGAGCTGGCCGGCGCGGGAATCCTTACGAACGTGGTCATGTCCGGGTTCGTCGTCGACGAGCATGACATGCCAGAAGAGGTCATCGCCAAGGCCGCGGCCGCCGCCGCGACGAAGAGGACGACCACGGCCGCGGAGGTCGCCGCCGTGGTCGTCTTCCTCTGCTCGGCGGCCAACGGCGCGGTGACCGGCGAGCTCGTCCGGGCCGACGGCCACCTGCTCGCGCCGCTCTGA
- a CDS encoding MFS transporter: MTRDLRVARNRALLTFVLAGLMCGTFTVRIPALSDKLGMSEASVGVVLLAWGVGALVTMQAMRGVMARAGSRAVLRVGAPLTAASLAGVAFAPSVPWLIAAAAVFGMAFGAVDIAMNAQGSTVERAFGRPLMNGMHAGWCVGAMAAGALGTVAITTGVSFSANLVAVAVVSAPMAFLLSRGYLPDPAAHTPSGERARRRVPPVVYLLGVIAFCAFMVEGAVADWNGLFLRDTVGAPEAVAALGYPIFEAGMLAARLAGDRLRLRIGTRRLIILSGLGTAVAFALVIATSSALVAVPGMLLIGVAVATVSPMAISLAGSATATPGPAIAQTGAMGYAGLLLGPVVIGFLSHAATLRTALGVAVVLGVLIAVAARFLPRGPAVAEITPIPERRAEPVKLAA; the protein is encoded by the coding sequence ATGACGCGCGACCTGAGGGTCGCCCGCAACCGGGCGCTCCTCACCTTCGTCCTGGCCGGCCTGATGTGCGGGACGTTCACCGTCCGCATCCCGGCGCTGTCCGACAAACTCGGCATGTCCGAGGCGTCGGTGGGCGTCGTGCTCCTCGCGTGGGGGGTCGGGGCGCTCGTGACGATGCAGGCGATGCGCGGCGTGATGGCACGGGCCGGCAGCCGCGCGGTCCTGCGCGTCGGGGCCCCGCTGACCGCGGCGTCCCTGGCGGGCGTCGCGTTCGCCCCCTCGGTGCCGTGGCTGATCGCCGCGGCGGCGGTGTTCGGCATGGCGTTCGGCGCGGTGGACATCGCCATGAACGCGCAGGGCTCGACGGTGGAGCGCGCGTTCGGGCGTCCGCTGATGAACGGCATGCACGCCGGGTGGTGCGTGGGGGCCATGGCGGCGGGAGCGCTCGGCACGGTGGCCATCACGACGGGCGTGTCCTTCTCCGCCAACCTCGTGGCCGTCGCCGTGGTCTCGGCGCCGATGGCGTTCCTGCTCAGCAGGGGCTACCTGCCCGACCCCGCCGCCCACACCCCGTCCGGCGAGCGCGCGCGGCGCAGGGTTCCCCCGGTCGTGTACCTGCTCGGCGTCATCGCGTTCTGCGCGTTCATGGTCGAGGGTGCCGTCGCCGACTGGAACGGGCTGTTCCTGCGGGACACGGTGGGCGCGCCGGAGGCGGTGGCCGCGCTGGGGTATCCGATCTTCGAGGCCGGCATGCTGGCCGCCCGCCTCGCGGGCGACCGGCTGCGCCTCCGCATCGGCACGCGCCGCCTGATCATCCTCTCCGGGCTCGGCACGGCCGTGGCGTTCGCACTGGTCATCGCCACGTCGTCCGCGCTGGTCGCCGTGCCGGGCATGCTGCTCATCGGCGTCGCCGTCGCCACCGTCTCGCCGATGGCGATCTCACTGGCGGGCTCCGCCACCGCCACGCCGGGCCCGGCGATCGCGCAGACCGGCGCCATGGGGTACGCCGGCCTGCTCCTCGGACCCGTGGTGATCGGCTTCCTGAGCCACGCCGCGACGCTGCGGACCGCGCTCGGCGTGGCGGTCGTGCTCGGCGTGCTGATCGCGGTGGCGGCCAGGTTCCTGCCCCGCGGTCCCGCCGTGGCCGAGATCACCCCGATCCCGGAGCGCCGCGCGGAACCCGTCAAGCTGGCCGCCTGA
- a CDS encoding TetR/AcrR family transcriptional regulator codes for MRRDELLNAAEELLAEQGATCLTLSAVAERAGVSKGGLLYHFSTKEALIKGMIERLIADFDELVAAQDESSYTRAYLAATLTAVRSGRLRRWAVVTGAAGDPQLLAPMREAMARWHREGMESESDPVAAGIVRLTCEGLWDVVTHDPAFYADEQYEELHRRLLAILPGS; via the coding sequence GTGCGGAGAGACGAGCTTTTGAACGCGGCGGAGGAGCTGCTGGCCGAGCAGGGGGCCACGTGCCTCACGCTGTCGGCCGTGGCCGAGCGCGCCGGCGTCAGCAAAGGCGGTCTGCTCTACCACTTCAGCACGAAAGAGGCCCTGATCAAGGGCATGATCGAGCGGCTGATCGCCGACTTCGACGAGCTGGTGGCCGCCCAGGACGAGAGCTCCTACACCCGTGCCTACCTCGCGGCGACGCTCACGGCGGTCCGCAGCGGGCGGCTCCGGCGGTGGGCCGTCGTCACGGGCGCGGCGGGGGACCCCCAGTTATTGGCCCCGATGCGCGAGGCGATGGCCCGATGGCATCGCGAGGGCATGGAGTCCGAGTCCGACCCCGTCGCCGCCGGCATCGTCCGCCTCACCTGTGAGGGGCTGTGGGACGTCGTGACCCACGATCCCGCCTTCTACGCCGACGAGCAGTACGAGGAGCTGCACCGCAGGCTCCTGGCGATCCTCCCCGGTTCCTGA
- a CDS encoding cysteine desulfurase family protein, which translates to MAYLDHAATTPMLPEAIEAMTAQLARVGNASSLHAAGRRARRVVEESRETVADALGARPSEVVFTSGGTEADNLAIKGLYWARHIARGAHRILISAVEHHAALDPAHWLGERQDAVIESLEVDEHGRVHPDTLRAAVERDPGGVALVSVMWANNEVGTVQPVAELAAIAAGHGIPFHTDAVQAVGQLPVSFAASGAQALALSGHKLGGPMGVGALLLARGTDPVPVLHGGGQERDVRSGTLDAPAIAGFAAAVRAAVDHREEHAARLTALRDELIARVRTAVPDVILNGHPEDRLPGNAHFSFPGCEGDALLMLLDAKGVECSTGSACSAGVAQPSHVLLAMGADATRARGSLRFSLGHTSTRADIDALLAVLPGAVERARRAGVS; encoded by the coding sequence ATGGCATACCTAGACCACGCGGCGACCACGCCGATGCTCCCCGAAGCGATCGAGGCGATGACCGCTCAACTCGCGCGGGTCGGAAACGCCTCATCCCTCCACGCCGCCGGACGCCGCGCGCGCCGGGTCGTCGAAGAGTCGCGCGAGACCGTCGCCGACGCCCTCGGCGCGCGGCCCAGCGAGGTCGTCTTCACCTCGGGCGGCACCGAGGCCGACAACCTCGCCATCAAGGGCCTCTACTGGGCCCGCCACATCGCCCGCGGCGCCCATCGCATCCTGATCAGCGCCGTCGAGCACCACGCCGCCCTCGACCCCGCGCACTGGCTCGGCGAACGGCAGGACGCCGTGATCGAGTCGCTGGAGGTCGACGAGCACGGCCGCGTCCATCCGGACACGCTGCGCGCGGCCGTCGAACGCGACCCCGGCGGCGTGGCGCTGGTCAGCGTCATGTGGGCCAACAACGAGGTCGGCACCGTCCAGCCGGTCGCCGAACTGGCCGCCATCGCCGCCGGGCACGGCATCCCGTTCCACACCGACGCCGTGCAGGCCGTCGGGCAGCTCCCGGTGTCCTTCGCCGCCTCGGGCGCCCAGGCGCTGGCCCTGTCCGGGCACAAGCTGGGCGGCCCCATGGGCGTGGGCGCGCTGCTGCTGGCCAGGGGGACCGACCCCGTCCCCGTGCTGCACGGCGGCGGCCAGGAGCGCGACGTGCGCTCCGGCACGCTCGACGCCCCCGCCATCGCCGGTTTCGCCGCCGCCGTGCGCGCGGCCGTGGACCACCGCGAGGAGCACGCCGCGCGGCTGACCGCCCTGCGCGACGAGCTGATCGCCCGGGTCAGGACGGCCGTCCCCGACGTGATCCTCAACGGCCACCCCGAGGACCGCCTGCCCGGCAACGCGCACTTCTCCTTCCCCGGCTGCGAGGGCGACGCGCTGCTGATGCTGCTCGACGCCAAGGGCGTGGAGTGCTCCACCGGCTCGGCCTGCTCCGCCGGCGTCGCCCAGCCCTCCCATGTCCTCCTCGCCATGGGCGCCGACGCCACCCGCGCCCGCGGCTCCCTCCGCTTCTCCCTCGGCCACACCTCCACCCGCGCCGACATCGACGCCTTGCTCGCCGTCCTCCCCGGCGCCGTCGAACGCGCCCGGCGGGCCGGGGTGTCCTAG
- a CDS encoding helix-turn-helix domain-containing protein, whose amino-acid sequence MTRPPDTYTIGQLSRLSGLPVKTIRFYSDAGVLPERDRTPAGYRLYGEADVARLELVRTLREIGVGLATIRSLGERDLRQVLDLHLRTVESQLKSLQRTRAVLRATLERGDPSEEDLRRLNTLGRIGAAERDALLDSFVAEVGGGVGAREQWLTCLREAMMPELPPEPTIEQLDAWLELVDLLSDDDYRTALRRQSEDYWDRREGGFDAKGWQETNAAVVAVVRAAIAEGVEPGTPEAAPVLDRVVALLARMHGAEDGPELRRTLARGYEEHDPRAEHQWRLVAVINGTPWPPPETIAHHWIARALGVTVPPS is encoded by the coding sequence ATGACCAGGCCGCCTGACACGTACACGATCGGCCAGCTCTCACGGCTGTCCGGCCTGCCCGTCAAGACCATCCGCTTCTACTCCGACGCCGGAGTCCTGCCGGAGCGCGACCGCACCCCCGCCGGCTACCGCCTGTACGGCGAGGCCGACGTCGCGCGCCTCGAACTCGTCCGCACGCTGCGCGAGATCGGCGTCGGCCTCGCCACGATCCGCTCCCTGGGCGAGCGCGATCTCCGCCAGGTGCTCGACCTGCACCTGCGCACCGTGGAGTCCCAGCTCAAGAGCCTCCAGCGCACCCGCGCCGTGCTACGGGCGACGCTGGAGCGCGGCGACCCCTCCGAGGAGGACCTGCGCAGGCTGAACACCCTGGGCCGCATCGGCGCCGCCGAGCGGGACGCGCTGCTGGACTCGTTCGTGGCCGAGGTCGGCGGCGGCGTCGGCGCGCGCGAGCAGTGGCTGACGTGCCTGCGCGAGGCGATGATGCCCGAACTGCCGCCCGAGCCGACCATCGAACAGCTCGACGCCTGGCTGGAACTGGTCGACCTGCTCTCCGACGACGACTACCGCACCGCGCTGCGCCGGCAGAGCGAGGATTACTGGGACCGGCGCGAAGGCGGCTTCGACGCGAAGGGGTGGCAGGAGACGAACGCCGCCGTCGTCGCGGTGGTGCGGGCCGCCATCGCCGAGGGCGTCGAGCCCGGCACACCCGAGGCGGCCCCCGTCCTCGACCGGGTGGTGGCCCTCCTCGCGCGGATGCACGGAGCCGAGGACGGCCCCGAACTACGCCGCACGCTGGCACGCGGCTACGAGGAACACGACCCCCGCGCCGAACACCAGTGGCGCCTGGTGGCCGTCATCAACGGCACCCCCTGGCCTCCACCCGAGACGATCGCCCACCACTGGATCGCCAGGGCCCTCGGCGTGACCGTTCCCCCCTCCTGA
- the rplK gene encoding 50S ribosomal protein L11: protein MAKNKVTRVVKLQVRAGEASPATVGKDLGPLGINLMDFCRRYNAETEGRRGFVVPAEITVYEDRSFDLVTKMPTTASLLRHAAGLQAGSPRPGHQDAGSITREALREVARTKMPDLNTTDLAQAEKIIAGTARSMGLVIKD, encoded by the coding sequence ATGGCGAAGAACAAGGTCACCAGAGTCGTGAAACTGCAGGTCAGGGCGGGGGAGGCCAGTCCCGCGACGGTCGGGAAGGACCTGGGGCCGCTCGGCATCAACCTGATGGACTTCTGCCGCAGGTACAACGCCGAGACCGAGGGCCGGCGGGGCTTCGTGGTCCCCGCCGAGATCACCGTGTACGAGGACCGCTCGTTCGACCTCGTCACCAAGATGCCCACCACGGCCTCGCTGCTGCGCCACGCCGCGGGCCTCCAGGCGGGCAGCCCCCGCCCCGGCCATCAGGACGCCGGGTCGATCACCCGCGAGGCGCTCCGCGAGGTGGCCCGCACGAAGATGCCCGACCTGAACACCACCGACCTCGCCCAGGCCGAGAAGATCATCGCGGGCACCGCACGCTCGATGGGCCTGGTGATCAAGGACTGA
- a CDS encoding DUF695 domain-containing protein: MPMEFFGQESDQGRQGDAAVVDFWVWWARTRPQVDALLEADDASGAGELLASAVAAVDPGLVAEITPGREALRSLVVSCDGDPELRPLAHRWARAAPPPDALWEFHPSRQASSHPADLVLEVDGREFALGKLVLGLRVPPGAPRMDISAYHPIFPDLGDEDRAAAAFLALDRLIGEDEVARWIGDVTAATAPPIDAVPAIYLPTMVADLAAEHQGEQWALLTGQTAGGAPLVAATRYPLRPVDHPLFDRHIAITLPYAERDADGLPAGDAPEALRAFEERLTTRLGDTALLAVHMSSEGNRVLHVYADPSTDAVQRAEDVAETWTEGTPTVESTPDPGWLVVSPFLT; this comes from the coding sequence ATGCCCATGGAATTCTTCGGGCAGGAGAGCGACCAGGGCCGCCAGGGGGACGCCGCCGTCGTCGATTTCTGGGTCTGGTGGGCGCGGACGCGGCCGCAGGTCGACGCGCTGCTGGAGGCCGACGACGCTTCGGGGGCGGGCGAGCTGCTCGCCTCGGCGGTCGCGGCCGTCGATCCCGGGCTGGTCGCCGAGATCACGCCGGGCCGGGAGGCGCTGCGGTCGCTGGTGGTTTCCTGCGACGGCGATCCCGAGCTGCGCCCGCTCGCGCACCGCTGGGCGCGCGCGGCGCCGCCGCCGGACGCGCTGTGGGAGTTCCACCCGTCACGGCAGGCGTCCTCACACCCGGCCGATCTCGTGCTGGAGGTGGACGGGCGCGAGTTCGCCCTGGGCAAGCTGGTGCTGGGCCTGCGGGTGCCGCCCGGCGCGCCCCGCATGGACATCTCCGCTTATCACCCGATTTTTCCGGACTTGGGGGACGAGGACCGTGCCGCCGCGGCCTTCCTCGCGCTCGACCGGCTGATCGGCGAGGACGAGGTCGCCCGCTGGATCGGCGACGTCACCGCCGCCACGGCCCCGCCCATCGACGCCGTCCCGGCCATCTACCTGCCCACCATGGTCGCCGACCTGGCCGCCGAGCACCAGGGCGAGCAGTGGGCCCTGCTCACCGGGCAGACGGCCGGCGGAGCGCCCCTGGTCGCCGCCACGCGCTACCCCCTGCGCCCGGTGGACCACCCCCTCTTCGACCGGCACATCGCGATCACCCTGCCGTACGCCGAACGCGACGCGGACGGCCTGCCCGCCGGAGACGCGCCCGAGGCGCTGCGCGCCTTCGAGGAGCGGCTGACCACGCGGCTCGGCGACACCGCCCTGCTCGCCGTCCACATGAGCAGCGAGGGCAACCGGGTCCTGCACGTCTACGCCGACCCGTCCACCGACGCCGTCCAGCGCGCCGAGGACGTGGCCGAGACCTGGACCGAGGGCACCCCGACCGTCGAGTCCACCCCCGACCCCGGCTGGCTCGTCGTCTCCCCCTTCCTGACCTGA
- a CDS encoding DUF6194 family protein has protein sequence MTMEEIIGLVGGLDGVLTLRPGPGDGTPELAWGDTFFYYSPDGVVPTTTQPFATIVTKNYPDDEASRLDRPGVFRVNVSAGKEEFVRWTGHAPREPAAADADPAAADTVIAHPVYGTLGWLAVVNPGPRTEAATRELLGTAYRLARARHERRAGVPDS, from the coding sequence ATGACCATGGAAGAGATCATCGGCCTCGTCGGCGGCCTGGACGGCGTCCTGACCCTCAGGCCGGGGCCCGGTGACGGCACGCCGGAGCTCGCCTGGGGCGACACGTTCTTCTACTACTCGCCCGACGGCGTCGTCCCGACGACGACCCAGCCCTTCGCGACGATCGTGACCAAGAACTACCCCGACGACGAGGCGTCGCGGCTGGACCGGCCGGGCGTCTTCCGCGTGAACGTCTCCGCCGGGAAAGAGGAGTTCGTCCGGTGGACCGGTCACGCGCCCCGGGAACCGGCCGCCGCGGACGCCGACCCCGCCGCCGCCGACACCGTGATCGCCCATCCCGTCTACGGCACGCTCGGCTGGCTGGCGGTGGTGAACCCGGGCCCGCGCACCGAGGCGGCGACCCGTGAGCTGCTGGGCACGGCCTATCGCCTCGCCCGCGCACGCCATGAGCGGCGCGCGGGCGTGCCGGACAGCTGA
- a CDS encoding MerR family transcriptional regulator, with protein sequence MRTVDVARRAGCSVQQVRNLERDGVLPPAARTGAGYRVYGEIHLRSALAYRALAAGAGPAEAKKIVRTAHGFPASEVLALLDAAHARLDAERTELRQARQAVQAISGEPVDDVRASDAMSVSELAAALGVRPSTLRHWDAEDLVVPDRDPVRGTRRYTPAQVRDARIVHQLRRAGYRIAPLRALMPELRRARRLDEVATALAARDAGIAARSQALLDGAAALSAVLTLTAHDAAAAPHGE encoded by the coding sequence ATGCGCACCGTCGATGTCGCACGGCGTGCCGGGTGCTCCGTGCAACAGGTGCGCAATCTGGAGCGCGACGGCGTGCTGCCGCCGGCGGCGCGCACCGGCGCGGGCTACCGGGTCTACGGGGAGATACACCTGCGGTCCGCGCTGGCCTACCGCGCCCTGGCGGCGGGCGCGGGTCCGGCCGAGGCCAAGAAGATCGTCCGGACCGCTCATGGGTTCCCCGCCTCGGAGGTGCTCGCCCTCCTCGACGCGGCGCACGCCCGGCTCGACGCGGAACGCACGGAACTCCGGCAGGCCAGGCAGGCCGTCCAGGCGATCTCCGGCGAGCCGGTCGACGACGTGCGCGCCTCGGACGCGATGAGCGTCTCCGAACTCGCCGCCGCGCTCGGTGTGCGCCCGTCGACGCTGCGGCACTGGGACGCGGAGGACCTCGTCGTCCCGGACCGCGACCCCGTCCGGGGGACGCGACGCTACACACCGGCCCAGGTGCGGGACGCCCGGATCGTTCACCAGCTCCGCAGGGCCGGTTACCGCATCGCACCGCTCCGGGCCCTGATGCCGGAGCTACGCCGCGCCCGCCGGCTGGACGAGGTCGCCACCGCGCTGGCCGCCAGAGACGCCGGCATCGCGGCGCGCTCCCAAGCCCTCCTCGACGGCGCCGCCGCGCTCAGCGCCGTGCTCACCCTGACAGCCCACGACGCCGCCGCCGCGCCCCATGGGGAGTGA